One stretch of Commensalibacter melissae DNA includes these proteins:
- a CDS encoding DNA-3-methyladenine glycosylase family protein, with protein MTILMIKSSSDIEQGMWFLEKTDQDLAKIIDKEGPCRLKIDRKTPYDALLQAIAGQQLHANAANAILNRLKLANSGALPDPKTLLKLNPDQLRDCGFSFRKIDSLYALAMATLDGIVPSYEEALTLSDQDLIDRITVLPGIGRWTVEMFLIFTLGRMDIMPKDDFGIREGWRICKNLALQPKPKQLEIATRIWSPFRTIGAWYLWRAVEQSKPLNKRNPLTL; from the coding sequence ATGACTATTTTAATGATCAAATCATCATCTGACATTGAACAGGGAATGTGGTTTCTTGAAAAAACAGATCAAGATCTAGCAAAAATTATTGATAAAGAAGGACCCTGTCGATTGAAAATCGATAGGAAAACGCCTTATGATGCCTTATTACAGGCCATAGCGGGGCAGCAATTGCACGCAAATGCAGCGAACGCTATTTTAAACAGGTTGAAATTGGCTAATTCAGGAGCTTTGCCAGATCCTAAAACTTTATTAAAATTAAACCCAGATCAATTACGAGATTGCGGCTTTTCATTTCGCAAGATCGATTCCCTATACGCTTTGGCCATGGCTACCCTGGATGGTATTGTTCCAAGCTATGAAGAGGCTTTAACTTTATCAGATCAAGATCTTATTGACCGTATAACCGTTCTGCCGGGAATTGGACGCTGGACGGTTGAAATGTTTTTAATTTTTACACTTGGTCGTATGGATATCATGCCAAAAGATGATTTTGGAATTAGGGAAGGGTGGCGTATTTGTAAAAATCTTGCACTGCAGCCTAAACCCAAACAACTGGAAATTGCCACCAGGATATGGAGTCCATTCAGGACAATCGGGGCATGGTATTTATGGCGAGCTGTTGAGCAATCAAAACCTTTGAATAAACGTAACCCTTTAACATTATAA
- a CDS encoding NAD(P)H-quinone oxidoreductase, translating to MSISLPSMMQAVIFDQPGNPDVLKLSSIPIPLPRRNEVLIKVEAAGINRPDIVQRQGNYPPPKNANPHLGLEIAGEIVSSPSNSHFSIGDKVCALTNGGGYAQYCSVPYVQCLPWPKQYNAIKAAALPETFFTVWTNLFAIGNLKPNDSLLIHGGSGGIGTTAIQLAKAFGATIYTTVGTEEKGSFCKKLGATDFINYKKDNFYEKIKSLTNKQGVNLILDIMGASYFSDNIKSLSEEGRLVIISFQGGIKAENVNLGLIAMKRVTVTGSTLRPRDTKFKGKIARALHKHVWPLLDTGIIEPQVFKIFPFEQVRKAHQLMESNKHIGKIVLDLSQFSD from the coding sequence ATGTCCATTTCTCTTCCCTCTATGATGCAAGCGGTAATCTTTGATCAACCGGGTAATCCAGACGTTTTGAAATTATCCAGTATTCCCATTCCCTTACCAAGAAGAAATGAAGTTTTAATAAAGGTTGAAGCTGCCGGTATCAATCGTCCTGACATCGTTCAAAGACAGGGCAATTATCCGCCTCCCAAAAATGCAAATCCACATTTGGGTTTAGAAATAGCAGGAGAAATTGTTTCATCCCCATCAAATTCCCATTTTTCCATCGGAGACAAAGTTTGTGCATTAACAAATGGTGGTGGATATGCACAATACTGTTCTGTCCCCTACGTACAGTGTCTTCCATGGCCCAAACAATATAACGCTATAAAAGCGGCGGCTTTACCTGAAACTTTTTTTACAGTTTGGACAAACCTTTTTGCAATCGGCAATCTGAAACCGAATGATTCCCTTCTAATCCATGGCGGCAGTGGCGGAATAGGCACTACCGCAATTCAATTGGCCAAAGCTTTTGGAGCAACCATTTATACGACTGTTGGCACTGAAGAGAAAGGGAGTTTTTGTAAAAAATTGGGCGCAACTGACTTTATAAATTATAAAAAAGATAATTTTTATGAAAAAATAAAATCGCTTACGAATAAACAAGGTGTTAATCTGATTTTAGATATTATGGGCGCTTCTTATTTCAGTGATAATATTAAATCTCTCAGTGAAGAAGGACGTTTGGTTATCATATCATTCCAAGGAGGTATAAAAGCGGAAAATGTGAATCTGGGATTGATCGCCATGAAGCGTGTTACTGTTACAGGCAGCACTTTAAGACCTCGTGATACAAAATTTAAGGGAAAAATCGCACGCGCTTTACATAAACATGTATGGCCACTTTTAGATACCGGAATTATTGAACCTCAAGTTTTCAAGATTTTTCCATTTGAACAAGTCAGAAAGGCGCATCAATTGATGGAAAGCAATAAGCATATCGGAAAAATTGTTCTGGATCTATCACAATTTTCTGATTAA
- the ruvX gene encoding Holliday junction resolvase RuvX produces MLYNSLSDLVAGLPRHYRLLGIDPGKKQIGLALSDITLMLASPFSVVKRGKLSVFAQYLKELSIKEEVGGLVCGLPLSLDGDFGPAAQAAKDWIMAVSNMSGLPACLWDERLSSSAVNRFLINEADLSRKKRDEIVDKMAASYILQAALDTLKPK; encoded by the coding sequence ATGCTTTATAACAGTTTATCTGATTTAGTGGCCGGTTTACCCAGACATTATCGTTTATTGGGAATAGATCCTGGTAAAAAACAAATTGGGTTAGCCTTATCCGATATAACCCTGATGCTTGCTTCCCCTTTTTCTGTTGTAAAAAGAGGGAAACTATCCGTTTTTGCTCAGTACTTGAAAGAATTATCTATAAAAGAAGAAGTTGGGGGTCTTGTTTGCGGATTACCTTTGTCGCTGGATGGTGACTTTGGGCCTGCAGCACAAGCAGCTAAAGATTGGATTATGGCTGTTTCTAATATGAGTGGTCTTCCGGCCTGTCTGTGGGATGAACGGTTGTCTTCCAGCGCAGTTAACCGCTTTTTGATTAATGAAGCGGATTTAAGCAGGAAAAAAAGGGATGAAATTGTAGATAAAATGGCTGCGAGTTATATATTACAAGCCGCTCTTGATACTTTAAAACCCAAGTAA
- a CDS encoding chloride channel protein — protein MSGLSYVNPWYCIFIPMIGAIGLFLVRYYMGQFFSAKIADIIEANALYGGKLSVKDSFYLTLQTLLSNGFGISLGLESAYTQVSAAAASKIGRFFKIKQNKLRILVGCGAAGAIGAAFNSILGGAFYGFEIVLASYNFINFPYIMIAAMSGYIMIHCLGGAGPVFHIVPDSIHYIDYGIVCIFSLICAIIAIMVMYGATRIEIYINQLRIPKIYGLVAGALMVGGMGILTPAVLGSGHGFLWVVLDHGIAFKLAVFILFLKAIASSVSLGVGFRGGLFFASMMLGGTAGIVYGNIVLYLGIHTFSPLVYAAIGMAVMSASIIGGPLSMMFLSLDMTQSYSMTSVIILAVIVAIVTVRKIFGYSFATWRFHLSGKKIRSALDISGLTRTTAQTLMKPVDFTLDYNLPLNQVIHSLQFHHKELLILKNEENEYAGLVELKDIFENLVHYQEQIGELAIRKNRVLTPGMNIKEMMDGFDDIHECPWLIVVRGTDNYEIMGIVNEDDVLNRYNEILERQIKDLTGMKLYREL, from the coding sequence TTGTCGGGATTAAGTTACGTTAATCCATGGTATTGTATATTTATTCCCATGATCGGAGCGATAGGTTTATTCCTTGTCCGTTATTATATGGGTCAATTTTTCAGTGCAAAAATTGCAGATATAATTGAAGCAAATGCATTATACGGTGGTAAGCTTTCTGTCAAAGACAGTTTTTATTTAACGCTGCAGACCCTTTTGTCCAATGGGTTCGGTATTTCCTTGGGATTGGAATCTGCCTATACACAGGTTAGTGCCGCAGCAGCATCCAAAATCGGACGCTTCTTTAAAATTAAACAGAATAAATTGAGAATACTTGTTGGCTGTGGAGCGGCAGGAGCCATCGGTGCAGCCTTCAACTCGATTTTAGGAGGGGCTTTTTATGGATTTGAAATTGTTTTAGCCTCATATAATTTTATAAATTTCCCCTATATCATGATTGCTGCAATGTCTGGATATATAATGATTCATTGTTTGGGTGGTGCAGGACCCGTTTTTCATATTGTTCCGGATTCTATCCATTATATTGATTATGGAATTGTATGTATTTTTTCACTGATTTGCGCAATCATTGCCATTATGGTCATGTATGGGGCGACACGTATTGAAATTTATATAAATCAGTTGAGAATTCCGAAAATTTATGGACTGGTTGCTGGAGCCCTGATGGTGGGAGGAATGGGTATCCTGACCCCTGCTGTATTGGGATCTGGTCATGGTTTTCTTTGGGTTGTCTTGGATCATGGTATTGCCTTTAAATTGGCAGTTTTTATTTTGTTTTTAAAGGCAATCGCCTCATCCGTTTCTCTGGGTGTGGGATTTAGGGGAGGATTGTTTTTTGCTTCAATGATGCTTGGTGGAACAGCGGGAATTGTCTATGGCAATATTGTATTATATCTAGGGATTCATACATTTTCCCCTCTTGTATATGCGGCAATAGGGATGGCGGTCATGTCGGCGAGTATTATTGGCGGTCCCTTAAGCATGATGTTTTTATCTCTTGATATGACGCAAAGTTATTCTATGACAAGTGTGATTATTTTAGCTGTTATTGTGGCTATCGTTACAGTGAGAAAAATATTTGGATATTCCTTTGCAACCTGGCGTTTCCATTTGAGTGGAAAAAAAATTCGCTCAGCTTTGGATATCAGTGGATTGACGAGAACGACCGCACAGACATTGATGAAACCTGTTGATTTTACGCTTGATTATAATTTACCTCTTAATCAGGTTATACATTCGCTGCAATTTCATCATAAAGAGTTATTAATATTAAAGAATGAGGAGAATGAATATGCAGGATTGGTCGAATTAAAAGATATATTTGAGAATTTGGTTCATTATCAAGAACAAATCGGGGAACTTGCAATCAGAAAAAATCGGGTTTTGACTCCGGGTATGAATATCAAAGAAATGATGGATGGTTTTGATGACATACATGAATGCCCATGGCTTATTGTTGTGCGTGGAACCGACAATTATGAAATAATGGGCATTGTAAATGAGGATGATGTTCTGAATCGATATAATGAAATTCTTGAAAGACAGATAAAAGATCTGACAGGAATGAAATTATATAGAGAGCTATAA
- a CDS encoding transaldolase family protein, whose product MKFLLDTADVEDIKRICAMVPVDGVTTNPGIVAASGKSVFDLLPAIRDAMGGKGMLLAQVISPTVEGMIKDAHTLTSRVENLIVKVPVTPNGLVAIKELTKEGIPTLGTSIYGAAQGFMAALAGAKYLSPYVSRIDAQGGNGPETVKELQSLISQHKPDVEIVNASFKSPRQALECMMIGSAGITLPPSIFDLFIADPAVLAAVTEFGNQWFKAFNRHTLD is encoded by the coding sequence ATGAAATTTTTACTTGATACAGCTGATGTAGAAGACATTAAAAGAATTTGTGCGATGGTACCTGTTGATGGTGTTACAACCAATCCCGGTATTGTTGCAGCAAGTGGCAAGTCCGTTTTTGATTTGTTACCAGCCATCCGTGATGCAATGGGTGGAAAGGGAATGTTGCTTGCTCAAGTAATCTCTCCAACTGTAGAAGGTATGATCAAAGACGCTCATACACTGACCTCTCGTGTAGAAAACCTTATTGTTAAGGTTCCTGTAACCCCTAATGGTCTGGTTGCCATCAAAGAATTAACCAAGGAAGGCATCCCAACCCTGGGAACTTCAATCTATGGTGCCGCTCAAGGATTTATGGCGGCTTTGGCAGGTGCCAAATATCTTTCCCCTTATGTCAGCAGAATTGATGCACAAGGTGGAAATGGCCCCGAAACCGTTAAAGAATTACAAAGCTTGATTTCCCAACACAAACCAGATGTTGAAATCGTTAATGCAAGCTTCAAAAGCCCCCGTCAGGCTTTAGAATGCATGATGATCGGATCTGCTGGTATTACCCTGCCACCAAGCATTTTTGATCTTTTCATTGCTGATCCAGCAGTTCTTGCCGCTGTAACTGAATTTGGCAACCAATGGTTCAAGGCTTTTAACCGTCACACACTTGACTAG
- the glnA gene encoding type I glutamate--ammonia ligase, whose product MDLLQENSVEFVDFRFTDPRGKWHHTTQYVSTIEPDIFEDGIMFDGSSIAGWKAINESDMILMPDPFTAVMDPFTAKPQLILICDIIDPATGTAYNRDPRSTAKLAEQYLKSTGIGDTAYFGPEAEFFIFDNVKFGVGSNYGIYQLDSIEGPDANLKDYPEGNMGHRPRVKGGYFPVPPVDTENDLRAEMLSTMGEMGLPIEKHHHEVAQSQHELGVAFATLVRSADFMQIYKYCVHNVANSYGKTATFMPKPIYGDNGTGMHVHQSIWKNNTPNFAGNGYADLSDQALYYIGGIIKHAKALNAFTNPSTNSYKRLIPGFEAPVLLAYSARNRSASCRIPYVTSPKAKRVEIRFPDPTANPYLAFAAMLMAGIDGIKNKIHPGDAMDKDLYDLPPEELKEIPTVCGSLREALEALAADHDFLLAGNVFTQDQIDSYCKIKWEEVYRFEHTPHPVEFDMYYSV is encoded by the coding sequence ATGGATCTGCTTCAGGAAAATTCTGTGGAATTTGTTGATTTCCGTTTTACGGATCCACGGGGAAAATGGCATCATACCACACAATATGTATCAACCATAGAGCCTGATATTTTTGAGGATGGCATTATGTTTGACGGTTCTTCCATCGCCGGATGGAAGGCGATTAATGAAAGTGACATGATTTTAATGCCTGATCCATTTACAGCAGTTATGGATCCATTTACGGCGAAACCCCAGCTTATTCTTATTTGTGATATCATTGATCCTGCAACGGGAACCGCTTACAATCGTGATCCTCGTTCCACTGCGAAACTGGCTGAACAATACCTAAAATCAACAGGAATTGGCGATACGGCTTATTTTGGGCCAGAAGCAGAATTCTTCATTTTCGATAATGTCAAATTCGGTGTCGGTTCAAATTATGGTATCTATCAACTCGATAGTATAGAAGGCCCTGATGCAAACCTAAAAGATTATCCCGAAGGAAACATGGGACATCGTCCTCGGGTGAAGGGAGGCTATTTTCCTGTTCCACCTGTTGATACGGAAAATGACTTGCGTGCAGAAATGCTAAGCACGATGGGTGAGATGGGATTGCCTATCGAAAAACATCATCATGAGGTTGCCCAGTCTCAACACGAATTGGGAGTGGCTTTTGCCACCCTAGTACGTTCCGCTGATTTTATGCAGATCTATAAATACTGCGTTCATAATGTTGCAAATTCATATGGCAAAACTGCAACATTCATGCCAAAACCAATTTATGGTGATAATGGCACTGGTATGCATGTCCATCAATCTATCTGGAAAAACAACACTCCAAATTTTGCAGGAAATGGCTATGCCGATCTTTCAGATCAAGCCCTGTATTATATTGGTGGAATTATTAAACATGCAAAAGCGTTAAACGCTTTTACAAATCCATCCACCAATTCATACAAAAGATTGATTCCAGGATTTGAGGCTCCTGTCTTGTTAGCCTATTCGGCTCGCAACCGTTCCGCCTCCTGTCGCATTCCATATGTGACCAGCCCTAAAGCAAAACGTGTTGAAATCCGTTTCCCCGATCCAACAGCAAACCCATATCTCGCATTTGCGGCAATGCTAATGGCTGGAATTGACGGCATCAAAAACAAAATTCATCCTGGTGATGCAATGGACAAGGATCTTTACGATCTACCTCCTGAAGAACTTAAAGAAATTCCAACCGTATGTGGCTCCTTACGTGAAGCATTGGAAGCCCTTGCAGCTGATCATGATTTCCTATTGGCGGGAAATGTATTTACTCAGGACCAGATTGACAGTTATTGCAAAATCAAATGGGAAGAAGTATATCGCTTCGAACACACGCCTCACCCTGTCGAATTTGATATGTATTACTCTGTCTAA
- a CDS encoding P-II family nitrogen regulator, producing the protein MKKIEAIIKPFKLDEVKEALQEIGLQGITVTEVKGFGRQKGHTELYRGAEYVVDFLPKVKIEFVCSADIVERAIDIILNTARTGRIGDGKIFVIPVENAIRIRTGESGVEAL; encoded by the coding sequence ATAAAAAAAATCGAAGCCATTATTAAGCCTTTTAAACTCGATGAGGTTAAAGAAGCGCTTCAAGAGATTGGCCTTCAAGGAATTACGGTAACAGAAGTAAAAGGGTTCGGCCGCCAAAAAGGCCATACCGAACTTTATCGTGGTGCTGAATATGTCGTTGATTTTTTACCCAAGGTTAAAATCGAATTTGTCTGTAGTGCGGATATCGTCGAACGTGCAATTGACATCATCCTCAATACAGCAAGAACTGGCCGAATCGGTGATGGAAAGATTTTTGTTATTCCTGTGGAAAATGCCATTCGCATTCGTACAGGTGAAAGTGGCGTTGAAGCTTTATAA
- a CDS encoding phenylacetate--CoA ligase family protein — protein MHIHPSKELLKTVFPDFLFNPQSIQNIAQFPTFLSTIRYFERLTETYFDAIPFEIQNEFILKRLKQLIEICRVNPIWKERIDQAIGKEKLNDFETFSAIPLTDKEIYTDLFSGKRPGMIVPIENGNFQIANSGGTASGRSSEIVFSKKELRDTYRWAGNFIGKHIISRYMEEQQAKWIGTTLSDSQLWSSGTMVGGVLQEIPNVNYLGIGPMSAKIYQRIMQNPGQKGFMGIVRDIAMLVPYASELNDQQKGSLRIALYGSGCLPEKIKSDLKDIYQNLIILSFFAATQAETIGLQLNPESSILTAVPGLHLIEIVNKNGKWVRENEEGDLVVTRLFANEAPVLRYKLGDRVIRRPNYTSRFLNSIQFEYVGRSDDFISLINHQFYAPHFLTLLSKKLETDSIFSFNKIAEEFQFQINQNTETLNLIIAISNLYEMKNQYDKHKDKICDIMIQSLIESDKKNTLSHSLFEKLKHKCQFNIHFVEKESSMIYRTDVGKTPLIYKKQ, from the coding sequence TTGCATATCCATCCAAGCAAGGAATTACTGAAAACTGTTTTTCCTGATTTTTTGTTTAATCCACAATCAATCCAAAATATTGCTCAATTTCCAACGTTTTTATCAACCATTCGCTATTTTGAACGGTTAACGGAAACTTACTTTGATGCAATTCCATTTGAAATACAGAACGAATTTATCCTTAAAAGATTAAAACAGCTGATCGAGATATGTCGAGTCAACCCTATTTGGAAAGAACGTATTGATCAAGCGATTGGCAAGGAAAAATTAAACGATTTTGAAACTTTTTCCGCCATTCCGCTTACTGATAAAGAAATTTATACAGATTTATTTTCTGGCAAACGTCCAGGTATGATTGTCCCGATCGAAAATGGTAATTTTCAAATTGCCAACAGTGGAGGTACCGCCTCAGGAAGATCTTCTGAAATCGTATTTTCAAAAAAAGAATTAAGGGATACTTACAGATGGGCAGGAAATTTTATCGGAAAACATATTATTTCACGTTATATGGAAGAACAACAGGCCAAATGGATTGGCACCACTCTCTCTGACAGTCAATTATGGAGCAGCGGAACCATGGTTGGTGGAGTTTTACAAGAAATTCCAAATGTTAATTATCTTGGTATCGGACCCATGTCCGCTAAAATTTATCAGCGTATTATGCAAAATCCGGGACAAAAAGGTTTCATGGGCATTGTCCGCGATATCGCCATGCTCGTTCCTTATGCAAGTGAATTAAATGATCAACAAAAAGGTAGTTTGAGAATAGCTCTATATGGCAGTGGATGTCTTCCAGAAAAAATTAAATCTGATTTAAAAGATATCTATCAGAATTTAATCATATTGAGTTTTTTTGCTGCTACACAAGCGGAAACTATAGGTTTACAACTCAATCCGGAAAGTTCAATTCTAACAGCTGTTCCCGGTTTACATCTGATAGAAATTGTCAATAAAAACGGAAAATGGGTTCGAGAAAACGAAGAAGGAGATCTTGTTGTCACAAGATTATTTGCAAATGAAGCCCCTGTCTTGCGTTATAAATTAGGGGATCGCGTCATAAGGCGTCCAAATTATACCAGCCGATTTCTCAATTCAATACAGTTTGAATATGTAGGCCGCAGTGACGATTTTATCTCTTTGATAAATCATCAATTTTATGCTCCACATTTCCTGACATTATTATCTAAGAAACTGGAAACTGATTCCATTTTTAGCTTCAACAAAATTGCTGAGGAATTTCAATTCCAAATAAACCAAAATACTGAAACCTTAAATTTAATAATTGCGATTTCAAATCTTTATGAAATGAAGAATCAATATGATAAACATAAAGACAAAATTTGCGATATAATGATACAATCATTGATTGAATCTGATAAAAAAAACACTCTATCACATTCCCTTTTTGAAAAATTGAAACATAAATGCCAATTCAATATTCATTTTGTTGAAAAAGAATCTTCCATGATATATCGAACAGATGTGGGAAAAACGCCTTTAATTTATAAAAAACAATAA
- a CDS encoding pyridoxal phosphate-dependent decarboxylase family protein → MNNYKVSSNKIINKNNSILYDAFNPNNISFLFEKIQQKLYKLLQDKTKKGIHCITPHELLNIALHLTDHKSGESIIERLNQIVDLHINTAIKVNSTGYMARQFSSVIPVSAIYDVVNSLCPQPASFYECGPLPNVADKIIAEKFAKFLGWENSNYGMISTSGASLANLTAVITARNNKYPNIWKKGNADQKNLVPTIAIGTDAHFSVSRIAGIIGLGQDNIILLPLNAQRQICIKQAKQILNKAHKNGKDIFCIIAAAGSTSIGAIDPLKELSELAIKYKAWFHVDAAHSGSFLVSDQLRNRVAGLTYADSFCLDAHKTLFVPAACTLLFYKNGDKTKHTFPIQASYVTEEFEDEITKFESGTKNFECTKRPSILNLWVVWSLYGQQFFATKLNLLVKTTFQAYKYLQTLDNFETLHKPESNILCFRYLPNEKKLSKEKLNYLQLKIRDKIRDEGRYFISKVDLDHITALRIVIMNHEISMDDIADLTKHIETAANSILKTF, encoded by the coding sequence ATGAATAACTATAAGGTATCCAGTAATAAAATTATAAATAAAAATAACTCAATATTATATGATGCTTTTAACCCAAATAATATTTCATTTTTATTTGAAAAAATTCAACAAAAACTTTATAAATTGCTTCAAGATAAAACCAAGAAAGGAATTCATTGTATTACTCCGCATGAACTCCTCAATATTGCCCTTCATCTGACAGATCACAAATCCGGTGAGTCAATTATTGAACGACTAAACCAGATTGTTGATTTACACATCAATACTGCAATCAAAGTAAATTCTACAGGATATATGGCCAGACAATTTTCATCGGTCATTCCTGTTTCAGCCATTTATGATGTTGTAAATTCTCTTTGCCCCCAGCCAGCATCATTTTATGAATGCGGCCCCCTACCTAATGTAGCAGACAAAATAATTGCGGAAAAATTTGCTAAATTTTTGGGATGGGAAAATAGTAATTATGGCATGATTTCAACCTCTGGAGCTAGTTTGGCCAATTTAACCGCGGTAATAACCGCCCGCAATAACAAATACCCAAATATCTGGAAAAAAGGAAATGCTGATCAAAAAAACCTTGTACCTACCATAGCTATAGGAACGGATGCACATTTTTCTGTCAGCCGGATTGCTGGCATTATTGGTCTTGGTCAAGACAATATCATTTTATTACCCCTGAACGCTCAAAGACAAATCTGTATAAAACAAGCAAAGCAAATTTTAAATAAAGCCCATAAAAACGGAAAAGATATTTTCTGTATTATCGCTGCTGCAGGTAGTACAAGCATTGGGGCTATTGATCCCTTAAAAGAATTGTCGGAACTCGCCATTAAATATAAAGCCTGGTTTCATGTTGATGCAGCACATAGCGGATCCTTTCTAGTTTCCGATCAATTAAGAAACCGAGTAGCAGGCTTAACATATGCTGACTCTTTTTGTCTTGACGCTCATAAAACATTATTTGTTCCTGCGGCTTGTACATTATTATTTTATAAAAATGGTGATAAAACAAAGCATACATTTCCGATTCAAGCCAGTTATGTTACAGAGGAATTTGAAGATGAAATAACAAAATTCGAAAGTGGAACTAAAAATTTCGAATGTACCAAACGGCCTTCCATTTTAAATTTATGGGTTGTTTGGTCTTTATACGGTCAACAATTTTTCGCAACCAAATTAAACCTTCTAGTCAAAACCACCTTTCAAGCATACAAATATCTACAGACTCTAGATAATTTTGAAACCTTGCACAAACCTGAATCCAACATTCTTTGCTTCAGATATTTGCCAAATGAAAAAAAACTATCGAAAGAAAAATTGAATTATTTACAATTAAAAATAAGAGATAAAATCCGTGATGAAGGACGCTATTTCATTTCAAAAGTGGATCTAGATCATATCACCGCCCTCCGTATCGTTATCATGAATCATGAAATCTCAATGGATGATATCGCTGACCTGACCAAACATATTGAAACCGCAGCAAATTCCATTCTTAAAACCTTTTAA
- a CDS encoding cysteine hydrolase family protein has product MKNTVLIIIDLQNDYYPNGKFPLFNMNSVGKSSMKVLAAARQHHIPVIHIQHQFPMKDAPFFVQHTEGVKINKDVKPLDNEICITKNYPNAFKGTELKSALDRHNYKNLIVIGAMSQMCVDATVRTALDYGYQVTLIPDCIASKEITFNDVEVPAPKVHAAMLWILSFAGAKIMPKDEFLAHLS; this is encoded by the coding sequence ATGAAAAATACAGTTCTTATCATTATAGACTTACAAAATGATTATTATCCAAATGGAAAATTTCCATTATTTAATATGAATTCTGTTGGTAAAAGCAGCATGAAAGTTTTAGCTGCCGCACGGCAACATCATATTCCAGTCATCCATATACAACATCAGTTTCCCATGAAGGATGCCCCCTTTTTTGTTCAGCATACTGAAGGGGTGAAAATTAATAAGGATGTAAAACCATTGGATAATGAAATATGTATTACAAAAAATTATCCTAACGCTTTTAAAGGAACGGAATTGAAGTCCGCTCTTGATAGACATAATTATAAAAATCTTATCGTTATAGGTGCCATGTCCCAAATGTGCGTTGATGCGACAGTCAGGACAGCCTTAGATTATGGATATCAGGTGACATTGATCCCTGATTGTATTGCGTCAAAAGAAATAACCTTTAACGATGTTGAAGTGCCTGCACCAAAGGTTCATGCTGCAATGTTATGGATATTATCTTTTGCTGGTGCCAAAATTATGCCCAAAGATGAATTTTTGGCACATCTATCTTAA
- a CDS encoding GlxA family transcriptional regulator, which yields MMTNQFNLKIVIISYSDHQQTAINGLIDLFNLAEYACNSFKKIQVKVISNDHDFTNFLAKQDVIIIPPCMSGIHTPDNIGEIINFIRHHHSQQSIIAAICVGTFILAETGLLNGKEATTHWLYADTLKKKFPKIIVNKSKLLVDNETLITSGGIMSWVDIGLYIVEKFFGHHIMLKTTQFMNVDPPRDLQNQYMSFFPKLDHNDTAILKAQYWLMNADIHDINVKNLVIQSGLEERTFLRRFKKATKLLPKNYIQNFCIEYAKGLLETTDMPIEQISWNLGYANSSSFRKNFTKITCLTPRDYRNKYKIRSR from the coding sequence ATGATGACGAATCAATTTAACTTAAAAATTGTAATTATTTCTTATTCAGATCATCAACAGACAGCTATCAACGGTTTGATTGATTTATTTAATCTGGCAGAATATGCGTGTAACTCATTTAAAAAAATTCAGGTCAAGGTAATTTCCAACGATCACGATTTTACAAATTTTCTGGCAAAACAAGACGTGATCATTATTCCTCCCTGTATGAGCGGAATCCATACTCCGGATAATATTGGCGAAATAATTAATTTTATTAGACATCATCATTCTCAACAATCCATAATTGCGGCAATCTGTGTTGGAACATTTATTCTGGCTGAAACGGGGTTGTTGAATGGAAAGGAAGCCACAACCCATTGGTTATATGCTGATACCCTTAAAAAAAAATTTCCAAAAATCATTGTAAATAAAAGCAAACTTCTGGTTGATAACGAAACTCTTATCACTAGTGGTGGAATCATGTCCTGGGTCGATATTGGATTATATATTGTAGAAAAATTTTTTGGCCATCATATAATGCTAAAAACGACTCAATTCATGAATGTTGATCCACCAAGAGATCTTCAAAATCAATATATGTCTTTTTTTCCAAAACTGGATCATAATGATACAGCCATCCTTAAGGCGCAATATTGGCTTATGAATGCAGATATTCATGATATAAACGTCAAAAATCTTGTTATTCAATCGGGCCTTGAAGAACGAACTTTCTTAAGACGTTTTAAAAAAGCCACCAAACTGCTTCCAAAAAATTACATACAGAATTTTTGCATTGAATATGCCAAAGGTCTTCTTGAAACAACCGATATGCCTATTGAACAAATTTCATGGAATCTTGGTTATGCTAATTCAAGTTCGTTCAGAAAAAATTTTACCAAGATCACCTGTCTCACCCCAAGAGATTATCGAAACAAATATAAAATCCGTTCAAGATAG